The following proteins are co-located in the Myroides profundi genome:
- a CDS encoding enoyl-CoA hydratase/isomerase family protein — protein sequence MDFENILVEKEGSLAIITINRPTKLNALNKPTIEELHQALKHFEKDRETRVIILTGSGEKAFVAGADIKEFSSFNTSEGSQLAAKGQELLFDYVQNYNKPVIAAVNGFALGGGLELAMSAHFRVASTNAKMGLPEVTLGLIPGYGGTQRLPQLIGKGRAMELIMTAEMITADKALSYGLVNHVVEQEELLAFTKKIANKIAANSASAIGRAIKSINANFKDGVNGYHEEIKNFGECFETEDFTEGTTAFLEKRKPEFKGQN from the coding sequence ATGGATTTTGAAAATATTCTAGTAGAAAAAGAGGGAAGTCTGGCCATTATAACCATTAATAGACCAACTAAATTAAACGCTTTAAACAAGCCAACAATTGAAGAGCTTCACCAAGCCCTTAAACACTTTGAAAAAGACCGTGAAACACGTGTTATCATCCTTACTGGAAGTGGAGAAAAAGCTTTCGTTGCAGGTGCTGACATTAAAGAGTTCTCTAGCTTCAACACTAGTGAAGGTTCACAGTTAGCTGCTAAAGGACAAGAGCTTCTATTCGACTATGTTCAAAATTACAACAAACCAGTAATCGCTGCTGTTAATGGATTTGCCCTAGGAGGTGGATTAGAGTTAGCCATGTCAGCACACTTTAGAGTTGCTTCTACTAACGCTAAGATGGGACTTCCAGAAGTAACACTTGGACTAATCCCTGGATATGGTGGAACACAACGCTTACCTCAACTTATCGGAAAAGGAAGAGCAATGGAACTAATCATGACTGCAGAAATGATAACAGCTGATAAGGCTCTATCTTATGGATTAGTGAACCACGTTGTAGAACAAGAAGAACTATTAGCATTCACAAAGAAAATAGCAAACAAAATAGCTGCTAACTCTGCTTCTGCAATCGGAAGAGCAATAAAATCTATCAATGCTAACTTTAAAGATGGTGTAAACGGATATCACGAAGAAATCAAAAACTTTGGAGAATGCTTCGAAACAGAAGACTTCACAGAAGGAACTACTGCTTTCTTAGAAAAAAGAAAACCTGAATTCAAAGGTCAAAACTAA
- a CDS encoding glycosyltransferase family 117 protein, protein MLTFNYKKWNVIGGWLCFAIALLTYTLTVEPTVSFWDPGEYIATSAKLQVGHPPGAPFYQMLGAFFSMFATSPDKVALMVNMVAVISSAFTILFMFWTLSNLLKKIVVAKSEWTNPNAIVVLGSAAVGSLAFTFTDSFWFNAVESEVYASAMLLTSLLLYLGVRWYDDINTPKGNRWLLLIGLVIGASFGVHLMALLTVPSIALLYFFKRYQKVTIKNFIIANVAAVGVLFFLFAFLFPKTLALFGKTEIFMVNSIGMPFNSGTIVAFLLIVAFFVFGLRYTEKKNKIMANTLILTLLFVFVGLTSWIMLPIRANAKVVINENTPSDASELLAYYQREQYGEESIYYDSYFTKKYVGLDKNNPWKDEKPNYERNYQTGKYEIVNEYKNAGQNFDSTHKGFLPRLWSTDKNHRVNYMRYTKPLDFRVSSQYAGTKELEELVSGVKQGLASGEIDYDGLDKFLDQYGEYLEIEVPSFSSNVGFMFEYQFGYMFWRYLMWNFAGRQDDVQGQGDLQHGNWISGIKFLDEIRLGSQDNLPSDTLENKGRNTYFFLPFILGLIGIVFHYRKDPKMFWVLLVLFLFTSFALKIFLNERPFEPRERDYAVVPAFYVFAMWIGFGVYAIFDGLKKYVQPKIAGPAVLVVSLFAAPVLLAQQNWDDHDRSDRYTALANARAYLDSCDPNAILFTIGDNDTFPLWYLQDVEGYRTDVRVVCTSLLPLDWYIDQMRAKAYDSEPLPISFTHDQYVGNKRDAIIVNKMIEERIDINSLLNFIKSDDDRTKIKTEAGTTLYIAPTNQIRIPVDSANVAKHNIVSPHLRKDILPYLDVNITDQAIYKHRLIMLDIVANNNWERPIYFSGGSWGDDDFIWMKDYLQLSGLVYKLVPLKSDTESSHALDRGSIDADRMYDIVTKWYWGNMGSDKIYHDPQTRRNALSYRINLARLMEQLLIEGKDEKAKKVIDIAMTNMPIKYYGLYEVVHPFVEGSYKVGEKENARQMAKELIQKSQESLTYYKGLEINDIEYYAREIITEIEIWRSLLQIIEEEDPSYYASLVPDFNTYNGYFKYFKRANL, encoded by the coding sequence ATGTTGACATTCAATTACAAGAAGTGGAATGTTATAGGAGGATGGCTATGTTTTGCTATTGCCCTATTGACTTATACACTAACAGTAGAGCCTACAGTAAGCTTTTGGGATCCAGGAGAATATATTGCTACCTCTGCTAAACTACAAGTAGGACACCCTCCAGGGGCTCCTTTTTATCAAATGTTAGGAGCTTTCTTCTCGATGTTTGCTACCTCTCCAGATAAAGTTGCCCTAATGGTAAACATGGTTGCTGTTATTTCCAGCGCGTTTACCATTCTTTTTATGTTCTGGACATTATCTAATTTACTTAAGAAAATCGTCGTTGCGAAAAGTGAGTGGACAAATCCTAATGCTATTGTCGTTTTAGGTAGTGCTGCTGTTGGTTCATTAGCCTTTACATTCACAGATAGTTTTTGGTTTAATGCTGTAGAGTCTGAAGTATATGCTTCTGCGATGCTTCTGACATCACTTCTATTATACTTAGGTGTGAGATGGTATGATGATATCAACACTCCTAAAGGTAATCGTTGGCTATTATTGATAGGATTAGTTATTGGAGCTTCATTTGGAGTCCACCTAATGGCTTTATTGACAGTTCCATCTATTGCATTACTATACTTCTTTAAAAGATATCAAAAAGTAACTATCAAAAACTTCATCATTGCCAATGTAGCAGCTGTAGGAGTTTTATTCTTCCTTTTTGCTTTCTTATTCCCTAAGACCTTAGCCTTATTTGGTAAGACAGAGATCTTTATGGTGAACTCGATAGGAATGCCTTTTAACAGTGGGACTATTGTTGCTTTCCTATTGATTGTTGCCTTCTTTGTATTCGGATTGAGATATACAGAGAAGAAAAACAAGATAATGGCGAACACGCTTATTCTAACACTTCTTTTTGTATTTGTTGGATTGACAAGTTGGATAATGTTGCCTATCCGTGCTAATGCAAAAGTAGTGATCAATGAGAACACACCTTCTGATGCTTCTGAGCTATTAGCATACTACCAACGTGAACAGTATGGAGAAGAAAGTATCTATTACGACTCTTACTTCACTAAAAAATATGTAGGATTAGACAAAAACAATCCTTGGAAAGACGAAAAACCAAACTACGAAAGAAACTACCAAACAGGTAAGTATGAAATCGTAAACGAATATAAAAACGCAGGACAAAACTTCGACAGTACTCATAAAGGATTCCTTCCTAGACTGTGGAGTACAGACAAGAATCACCGTGTCAACTATATGCGTTACACTAAACCGTTAGACTTCAGAGTATCTTCTCAATATGCTGGAACAAAAGAGTTAGAAGAATTAGTATCTGGAGTAAAACAAGGTCTTGCTAGTGGTGAAATTGATTATGACGGACTTGACAAGTTCTTAGATCAATATGGAGAATACCTAGAAATCGAAGTACCTTCATTCTCTAGTAATGTCGGCTTTATGTTTGAGTACCAATTCGGATATATGTTCTGGCGTTACCTAATGTGGAACTTTGCAGGAAGACAAGATGATGTACAAGGTCAAGGTGACTTACAACATGGTAACTGGATTAGTGGTATCAAATTCTTAGACGAAATACGATTAGGTTCTCAAGATAACTTACCTTCAGATACATTAGAAAACAAAGGTAGAAACACTTATTTCTTCTTACCTTTTATACTTGGGCTTATCGGTATTGTATTCCACTATCGTAAAGACCCTAAGATGTTCTGGGTATTATTAGTGTTATTCCTATTTACAAGCTTTGCACTTAAAATATTCTTGAATGAACGCCCATTCGAACCTCGTGAACGTGACTATGCTGTAGTACCAGCATTCTATGTATTCGCGATGTGGATCGGATTTGGAGTATATGCTATCTTCGACGGACTTAAAAAATATGTACAGCCAAAAATAGCTGGTCCAGCTGTTCTAGTTGTATCATTATTTGCTGCTCCTGTATTATTAGCACAACAAAACTGGGATGACCACGACCGTTCAGATCGTTATACAGCCCTTGCTAATGCTAGAGCATACTTAGATTCATGTGATCCGAATGCTATCTTATTTACTATTGGAGATAACGATACATTCCCTCTGTGGTATTTACAAGACGTAGAAGGATACAGAACAGATGTAAGAGTAGTATGTACGAGTTTACTACCATTAGATTGGTATATTGATCAGATGAGAGCAAAAGCGTATGACTCAGAACCTCTACCGATCTCATTCACACATGATCAATATGTAGGTAATAAAAGAGATGCTATCATCGTAAACAAGATGATCGAAGAAAGAATAGACATCAACTCTCTTCTTAACTTCATTAAATCTGATGATGATAGAACGAAGATTAAAACAGAGGCAGGAACTACATTGTATATCGCTCCTACTAATCAGATCAGAATACCTGTAGATAGTGCTAATGTAGCGAAACACAATATTGTATCTCCTCACTTAAGAAAAGATATATTACCTTATCTAGACGTTAACATTACTGACCAAGCTATCTATAAGCACCGCCTTATCATGTTAGATATAGTGGCTAATAATAACTGGGAACGACCTATATACTTCTCTGGAGGTAGCTGGGGAGATGATGATTTCATTTGGATGAAAGACTACTTACAGTTAAGTGGTTTAGTATATAAATTAGTTCCTCTGAAATCTGATACAGAGAGTTCTCATGCACTAGATAGAGGTTCTATAGACGCAGATAGAATGTACGATATCGTAACGAAGTGGTACTGGGGTAATATGGGAAGTGATAAAATCTATCACGATCCTCAGACTAGACGTAATGCACTGAGCTACCGTATCAACCTTGCTCGATTAATGGAGCAGCTATTAATAGAGGGTAAAGATGAGAAAGCGAAGAAAGTTATCGATATAGCGATGACGAATATGCCTATCAAATACTATGGTTTATACGAAGTAGTACATCCATTTGTAGAAGGTTCTTATAAAGTTGGCGAAAAAGAAAATGCTCGTCAAATGGCTAAAGAATTAATTCAAAAATCTCAAGAATCACTTACTTACTATAAAGGTCTTGAGATAAATGATATCGAATACTATGCAAGAGAGATCATTACTGAAATAGAAATATGGCGCTCTCTGTTACAAATAATAGAAGAAGAAGACCCTAGCTACTACGCTAGTCTAGTACCAGACTTCAATACATATAATGGCTATTTTAAATATTTTAAAAGAGCTAACTTATAG
- the thiL gene encoding thiamine-phosphate kinase encodes MIENKNQSKTDIGHLGEFGLIEHLTQNFTIENESTTKGIGDDAAVLSFGEDKVVVSTDLLIEGVHFDLAYSPLKHLGYKAVVVNLSDICAMNAVPTQITVSIAVSNRFPLEALDELYEGIALACKYYKVDLVGGDTTSSQKGLIISVTAIGKAKEEELVYRSGANDNDLLVVTGDIGSAYMGLQILEREKQVFLVNPNNQPDLSIYEYIIERQLKPEARTDIKQLLADLGVKPTAMIDISDGLSSEIMHICKSSKVGCNLYEEKLPLDPQFMNTCEEFNIDATTMAINGGEDYELLFTIKMEDFDKIKGNPNLTVIGHTTQESEGVHLISRANTKIPLKSRGWNPLENKDEE; translated from the coding sequence ATGATCGAGAATAAAAATCAATCTAAGACAGATATAGGACATTTAGGTGAGTTTGGATTAATAGAACATTTAACACAAAACTTTACAATAGAAAACGAGAGTACAACTAAAGGCATCGGAGATGACGCTGCAGTACTGTCTTTTGGAGAAGATAAAGTAGTTGTTTCTACAGATTTATTAATAGAAGGAGTACACTTTGACCTTGCCTACTCTCCTCTTAAGCATTTAGGATATAAAGCCGTAGTAGTTAACCTATCTGATATCTGTGCGATGAATGCCGTACCTACACAGATCACAGTATCTATCGCAGTATCTAATCGTTTTCCTCTAGAAGCTTTAGATGAGTTATACGAAGGTATCGCCTTAGCGTGTAAGTATTATAAAGTAGACTTAGTAGGTGGAGACACTACCTCATCACAAAAAGGGTTGATTATAAGCGTAACAGCTATTGGTAAAGCTAAAGAAGAAGAATTAGTATACCGCAGTGGAGCGAATGATAACGACTTATTAGTGGTAACAGGAGATATAGGATCTGCTTATATGGGATTACAAATCCTAGAGCGTGAAAAACAAGTATTCTTAGTAAACCCTAATAATCAGCCTGACTTATCTATCTACGAATACATCATCGAAAGACAATTAAAGCCAGAGGCAAGAACAGATATCAAACAGCTATTAGCAGATCTAGGTGTAAAACCAACAGCGATGATAGACATCTCTGATGGATTGTCTTCTGAGATTATGCATATATGCAAAAGTTCTAAAGTAGGATGTAATCTATATGAAGAGAAACTCCCATTAGACCCTCAGTTTATGAATACTTGCGAAGAGTTTAATATCGATGCTACTACGATGGCTATCAATGGTGGTGAAGACTATGAACTGTTATTCACTATTAAAATGGAAGACTTTGACAAAATCAAGGGTAATCCAAACTTAACAGTGATAGGTCACACAACACAAGAGAGTGAAGGTGTTCATCTTATCTCAAGAGCAAACACTAAAATTCCTTTAAAATCAAGAGGATGGAATCCTTTAGAAAACAAAGACGAAGAATAA
- a CDS encoding acetyl-CoA carboxylase biotin carboxyl carrier protein subunit, producing MNKTYQLKVNADTVFESEDLLQGDINVSRVNESTYHVLKNNRSYDVEILENHFTDKNYTVNVNGNNYSVNIQTELDKLINQLGFSLNSTKQVNSIKAPMPGLILDILVTVGQEVAENDNLLILEAMKMENNLSSPRAGIIKSINVTKGATVDKGLVLIEFE from the coding sequence ATGAATAAAACGTATCAATTAAAAGTGAATGCTGATACTGTTTTTGAAAGTGAAGATTTATTACAAGGAGACATCAATGTATCTCGTGTAAATGAATCTACATATCACGTACTCAAAAACAACAGATCTTATGACGTGGAAATACTTGAGAACCACTTTACAGACAAAAACTATACTGTAAATGTCAACGGAAATAACTATTCTGTTAATATCCAAACCGAACTCGATAAGCTAATCAATCAATTAGGCTTCTCCTTAAACTCTACTAAGCAGGTTAATTCTATCAAGGCTCCTATGCCTGGTCTTATCCTAGATATTTTGGTAACTGTAGGGCAAGAAGTAGCTGAGAATGACAACTTATTAATCTTAGAAGCTATGAAGATGGAGAACAACTTATCTTCTCCTAGAGCTGGGATTATTAAGTCTATCAACGTGACTAAAGGTGCCACTGTTGATAAAGGATTAGTGTTAATTGAATTCGAATAA
- the accC gene encoding acetyl-CoA carboxylase biotin carboxylase subunit: protein MKKILVANRGEIAVRIMTTAKKMGIKTVAVYSTVDRNAPHVRMADEAVCIGEAPSNQSYLLGDKILEVAKSLNVDGIHPGYGFLSENSNFALACNAAGITFIGPDTHAIEVMGNKLAAKETVKDYNIPMVPGLDEAITDVAKAKQVAKEIGFPILIKAAAGGGGKGMRIVEKEEEFESQMQRAISEATNAFGDGSVFIEKYIGSPRHIEIQVLADKHGNVVHLFERECSIQRRHQKVIEEAPSAVLTPEVRKAMGEAAIKVAKSCDYVGAGTVEFLIDEHLNFYFLEMNTRLQVEHPVSELITGLDLVEMQIKVARGEKLPFTQEDLEIKGHAMELRIYAEDPLNEFLPSVGNLEIYQLPKGEGIRVDNGIEEGMDVPIYYDPMLAKLITYGQTREEAIEIMIEAIKAYKVKGISTTLPFGKFVMEHNAFREGHFDTNFVKKYYNADLIKEEYKDEAEIAAYLALQMYLEDQKQLRLPN, encoded by the coding sequence ATGAAAAAAATATTAGTTGCCAACCGTGGCGAAATAGCTGTACGTATTATGACTACAGCTAAAAAAATGGGGATTAAGACAGTAGCTGTGTACTCTACTGTTGATCGTAATGCTCCACACGTACGTATGGCTGATGAAGCTGTATGTATCGGAGAGGCTCCTTCTAACCAATCTTATTTATTAGGAGATAAAATATTAGAAGTAGCAAAATCATTAAATGTAGATGGTATCCACCCAGGATATGGATTCTTAAGTGAGAACTCTAACTTCGCTTTAGCGTGTAATGCTGCTGGGATTACCTTTATCGGCCCAGATACGCATGCTATAGAAGTAATGGGTAATAAACTGGCTGCTAAAGAAACTGTAAAAGACTATAACATCCCTATGGTACCGGGTCTAGACGAGGCTATCACTGACGTAGCCAAAGCTAAACAAGTAGCGAAAGAAATAGGCTTTCCTATCTTAATCAAAGCTGCTGCTGGTGGTGGTGGAAAAGGGATGCGTATCGTAGAAAAAGAAGAAGAATTTGAAAGTCAAATGCAACGTGCTATTTCTGAAGCAACCAATGCTTTCGGCGATGGTTCTGTTTTCATTGAAAAATATATAGGTTCACCTAGACACATTGAGATACAAGTGTTAGCGGATAAACATGGTAACGTAGTTCACTTATTTGAAAGAGAATGTAGTATACAACGTCGTCACCAAAAAGTAATAGAAGAAGCTCCTTCTGCTGTACTAACTCCTGAAGTGCGTAAAGCTATGGGAGAAGCAGCTATTAAGGTAGCTAAGTCTTGTGATTATGTAGGAGCTGGTACGGTGGAGTTCTTAATAGATGAGCACCTTAACTTCTACTTCTTAGAGATGAATACTCGTCTTCAAGTAGAGCACCCAGTCTCAGAATTAATCACTGGATTAGACTTAGTAGAGATGCAAATCAAGGTAGCTCGTGGAGAGAAGCTTCCTTTTACACAAGAAGACTTAGAGATCAAAGGACATGCTATGGAACTTCGTATCTATGCAGAAGACCCTCTGAATGAGTTCTTACCTAGTGTAGGGAATTTAGAAATCTATCAACTACCTAAAGGAGAAGGCATCCGTGTAGATAACGGTATAGAAGAAGGTATGGATGTACCTATCTACTACGATCCGATGTTAGCCAAATTAATTACTTATGGGCAGACACGTGAGGAGGCTATAGAGATTATGATCGAAGCCATTAAAGCATATAAGGTAAAAGGTATTAGTACGACATTGCCATTCGGTAAGTTCGTAATGGAACACAATGCTTTTAGAGAAGGTCATTTTGACACGAACTTCGTGAAAAAATACTACAATGCTGATTTAATCAAAGAAGAGTATAAAGATGAAGCAGAGATAGCAGCATACCTTGCGCTACAAATGTATTTAGAAGACCAAAAACAACTTCGATTACCAAACTAA
- a CDS encoding acyl-CoA carboxylase subunit beta — MNPKINKLQEIQAQAKLGGGQKRIDTQHSKGKLTARERVEYLLDEGSFEEIGMLVTHRTTDFGMDKEVYHGDGVVTGYGTINGRLVYVFAQDFTVFGGALSETHAEKICKVMDMALKMGAPMIGLNDSGGARIQEGVRSLGGYADIFYRNVQASGVIPQLSAIMGPCAGGAVYSPAMTDFTMMVEGSSYMFVTGPNVVKTVTNEEVTSEELGGASTHSTKSGVAHTTSPNDVACLEDVKTLLSYMPQNNMEKPMSLPYTAGEEYRYELDEIVPESSNKPYDMKEVINHIIDEDSFFEIHKDYAENIVVGFARLGGKSVGIVANNPMFLAGCLDVNSSIKAARFTRFCDAFNIPLLVLVDVPGFLPGTDQEWNGIIVHGAKLLYALSEATVPKVTVITRKAYGGAYDVMNSKHIGADMNFAWPNAEIAVMGAKGASEIIFKKEIAEAVDPVAKLAEKEAEYADKFATPYRAAQRGFIDEVILPHETRRKLLKAFSMLEHKEVNMPNRKHGNIPL, encoded by the coding sequence ATGAATCCGAAAATAAATAAATTACAAGAAATACAAGCCCAAGCTAAATTAGGCGGAGGGCAAAAAAGAATAGATACACAACACAGCAAAGGAAAGCTTACTGCTCGTGAACGTGTAGAATACCTACTAGACGAAGGTTCATTCGAAGAGATCGGTATGTTAGTGACACACCGTACGACCGACTTCGGTATGGATAAAGAAGTATATCACGGAGATGGTGTAGTGACTGGATATGGAACGATCAATGGTCGCTTAGTCTATGTATTCGCACAAGACTTTACCGTATTCGGAGGAGCACTTTCTGAAACGCATGCAGAGAAAATCTGTAAAGTAATGGATATGGCACTTAAAATGGGTGCGCCAATGATAGGTCTAAACGATTCTGGAGGAGCACGTATACAAGAAGGTGTAAGATCATTAGGTGGATATGCAGATATCTTTTACCGCAATGTACAAGCATCTGGTGTGATACCTCAGCTATCTGCTATTATGGGACCATGTGCTGGAGGAGCAGTATATTCTCCTGCGATGACTGACTTCACGATGATGGTAGAAGGGTCTAGTTATATGTTCGTAACAGGACCTAACGTTGTAAAAACAGTAACTAATGAAGAGGTAACTTCAGAAGAATTAGGAGGAGCGAGTACTCACTCTACGAAATCTGGAGTAGCTCATACGACGTCTCCTAACGATGTAGCCTGTCTAGAGGATGTAAAAACGCTATTGTCTTATATGCCTCAAAACAATATGGAGAAGCCGATGAGTCTTCCTTATACTGCAGGCGAAGAGTATAGATATGAACTAGATGAGATAGTACCTGAGAGCTCTAATAAGCCTTATGATATGAAAGAGGTAATTAATCATATCATAGATGAGGATTCTTTCTTCGAAATACACAAAGACTACGCTGAGAATATCGTAGTAGGTTTCGCTAGACTAGGAGGTAAAAGTGTAGGTATTGTGGCTAATAATCCTATGTTCTTAGCAGGATGTTTAGATGTAAACAGTTCTATTAAAGCTGCTCGTTTCACTAGATTCTGTGATGCTTTTAATATTCCTCTATTAGTCTTAGTAGACGTACCTGGATTCTTACCTGGTACAGATCAGGAGTGGAATGGTATCATCGTACACGGTGCTAAGTTACTGTATGCATTAAGTGAAGCTACAGTGCCTAAAGTAACTGTGATTACTCGTAAAGCCTACGGAGGTGCTTATGACGTAATGAACTCTAAACACATCGGAGCAGATATGAACTTTGCGTGGCCAAATGCCGAAATCGCAGTAATGGGAGCTAAAGGAGCTAGTGAGATTATCTTTAAAAAAGAAATAGCAGAAGCAGTAGATCCTGTAGCAAAACTAGCTGAGAAAGAAGCTGAATATGCAGACAAATTTGCTACTCCATACAGAGCAGCACAACGAGGATTCATTGATGAAGTAATTCTTCCTCATGAGACTCGTAGAAAACTGCTTAAGGCATTCTCTATGTTAGAACATAAAGAAGTAAATATGCCAAACAGAAAACACGGAAACATTCCTCTTTAA
- a CDS encoding DUF4190 domain-containing protein, producing the protein MEDNKNLEGKKVPENTEHTPPPVPSSEETKHEESIVDKVTSSIEETVDNIEKEVVEPIVETIKEEVVEPVVEAAKELEREIEQEVRSTPPPPQQGYNQQQAYYPPVVPEKNNLGLAGFILSIVAILLFWLPFINGICWLLGLIFSAIGVFRKPKGLAIAGLVISLIGVVLFILTLTLFATAAVLGS; encoded by the coding sequence ATGGAAGATAATAAAAACCTAGAAGGGAAGAAAGTTCCTGAAAATACGGAGCATACTCCTCCTCCAGTACCTTCATCTGAAGAAACTAAACACGAAGAATCTATTGTTGATAAAGTAACGTCTTCTATTGAAGAGACAGTAGACAACATAGAGAAAGAAGTTGTTGAGCCAATCGTTGAGACGATAAAAGAAGAAGTTGTTGAGCCTGTAGTAGAGGCTGCAAAAGAACTTGAGAGAGAAATAGAGCAAGAAGTTAGATCTACACCTCCTCCTCCACAACAAGGATACAATCAACAACAAGCTTATTATCCTCCTGTAGTTCCAGAAAAGAATAATCTTGGATTAGCAGGATTTATTTTATCAATTGTTGCAATTCTTCTATTTTGGCTTCCTTTTATAAACGGAATATGCTGGTTATTAGGATTAATTTTCTCTGCTATCGGAGTATTTAGAAAACCAAAAGGATTAGCAATTGCAGGTTTAGTGATTTCACTAATAGGTGTTGTTCTCTTTATATTGACATTAACTCTTTTTGCTACAGCAGCAGTCTTAGGTAGTTAA
- a CDS encoding DUF2625 family protein — MKTLTDLINLEEPGIALINEWLNDAVRPIALLSQYNKEVAEEALLQLQVTTRSPLGAIVYETGGILIDNGWIRVLGGGTETLPSSYQWNKGKTIDQNNQSSGYYIIALDVLGGYFCINSGGLGEDIGKVYYFAPDTLDFEPLDISYSDLIYFFIAGNIDQFYQDFRWNTWKEDTAQLPLDKAFHIFPPMWTKEGKHIDSTSINPIAIEELYQINKDFKEGLNNIEDKYI; from the coding sequence ATGAAAACACTTACTGATTTAATAAACTTAGAAGAACCAGGAATTGCTCTTATCAATGAATGGCTAAACGATGCAGTAAGACCAATAGCATTATTGTCTCAATACAATAAAGAGGTAGCTGAAGAAGCTCTCTTACAACTTCAAGTAACGACACGTTCTCCTCTAGGTGCTATAGTATATGAGACTGGAGGAATACTGATAGACAATGGATGGATCAGAGTACTAGGTGGAGGAACAGAAACACTACCTTCTAGTTATCAATGGAACAAAGGCAAAACAATAGATCAAAACAATCAATCTAGTGGTTACTATATTATCGCATTAGATGTCTTAGGTGGCTACTTCTGTATCAATAGTGGAGGTCTAGGAGAGGACATAGGTAAAGTATATTACTTTGCACCAGACACATTAGACTTTGAGCCACTTGATATCAGTTATTCAGACTTAATTTATTTTTTCATAGCAGGTAATATAGATCAGTTTTATCAAGATTTTAGATGGAATACATGGAAAGAAGATACGGCACAACTTCCGTTAGACAAGGCTTTTCATATTTTCCCTCCTATGTGGACTAAAGAAGGAAAGCACATTGATTCTACATCTATCAATCCTATTGCGATTGAAGAGTTGTATCAAATCAATAAAGACTTTAAAGAAGGTTTAAATAATATAGAAGATAAATATATATAA
- a CDS encoding SMI1/KNR4 family protein, which produces MSKFNHYTVIPNIHTQSSELVLPSVEDINNCEQVLNFNFEEDYKTYILQYGVGVLGGTYIRIYAPNRIITERKEWLERVTQYYFWDDGKDVLTKEQVLEGICIGDTFDGDEIIFYNNTYFVLPRHEEDIYVLGNNLYEAIEWLCTKGILTEAFSEREFEPFNE; this is translated from the coding sequence ATGAGTAAATTCAATCACTATACAGTCATACCTAATATCCATACACAATCATCAGAACTAGTATTACCATCTGTTGAGGATATTAACAATTGTGAACAAGTACTAAACTTTAATTTTGAAGAAGATTATAAGACCTATATTTTACAATATGGGGTAGGTGTACTAGGAGGCACATATATCCGTATCTATGCTCCTAATCGAATTATAACAGAGAGAAAAGAATGGTTAGAACGAGTAACGCAATACTACTTCTGGGATGATGGTAAAGATGTATTAACTAAAGAACAGGTATTAGAAGGGATTTGCATAGGAGATACTTTTGATGGAGATGAGATTATATTCTATAACAACACCTATTTTGTATTGCCTAGACATGAAGAGGACATCTATGTTTTAGGAAATAATTTATACGAAGCTATAGAATGGCTTTGTACAAAAGGAATACTAACTGAGGCGTTTTCAGAAAGAGAGTTTGAACCTTTTAATGAATAA